In the Parasphingorhabdus halotolerans genome, ATACGCAGTTGCCCACCCTGATCGGTAACTATCTCGACCCGGCCGGATGCCCGCAATGAAACCATGTCATTCACCCCGGCATTTTCGATCCGCGCGTTACCGATCAACCGGATGTTACCCGGCGAATTGATGAACAGATCAGAGGCGAGCAAGTTAGCATTCGCGCCGCCAAGTGAACCTTGCAGGGTGAAGTCCCGAATCGTAATATCGGCAGCAGGTCCAGCGATTTGCTGCGCGTTGAACCGAATCGTCCGCGAGCGCAGTTTCGTCGCTTCAATCGCGCTCAGATTATAACCGCCGCCCGTACCGTCGCCACCAAAGATGATCGGTTGACCAATGCCCAATGCGTTAATTTCAAGGTCATTCGTGTTTGTGCTGCCAAGACCGCCATTGGTACCAATGACAATGTTGGATGATGTGACAGTGATATTTGCCGCGTCAACAAGACCTCCGAACGTCGCGGTGCCGTTCGTATCAAAGCTTGCCGATTGGTTCGCCGTTACAACGCCGGAAATTGAAATCCCACTTGATCCATTGACGTTGACGCTAGTACCCGCAGAGATGGCCGCTGTTTGAATGGCTCCGTCACCTGTCGTCATTTGAACCGCGCCATTTGCGCTCTGGATTGAACCGGCGTCAATATCACCGATACCGGTGGTTAAACTTATATCATTTCCAGCTGATATATTCCCGGCATTGATCGCTCCGCTTCCCACCAGCGACAAGGTCGCCGCATTGGTGACGTTAATATCCCCGACATTGAGATTTTTTACACCAGTTATGTTAAGATCAGACGCTTGGACCCCGCCGATAACGATATCCCCGCCGTCTATAGTATTTGCAGTGACCGTCGCTCCGTTTGCGGCGGTAAGATTGCCGACTGTAATGTCACCGATATTTGTCACGATGTCTATCAGGCCCAAAACACTGGTTATATCTCCCGTCAAGATCGAAGCCGTCAGTCCGAGACCCGGATTAGCCATGCCGGTCAGCGAAATATTGCCATTGGACAGCAGGTTGCTGGTCGTGATGGTGCTGCCGCTTTGCAGGTTTATACCTGCGCCTGCGGCGATATTGGCCGTATTGATCAGGCCTTGCGCATTGACACTAAACTGACCGACAACGTCTATGTCCGCTGCAAAAACAAAGTTTCCACCCAGATTCAAAATGACATTATTGCCGATATTGAGTTCATCGACGGCAGGACCGAAAGGTGAAACATCCTGATTATTGCCCAGCCCTGCGTTGACAATAAGGTCATTACCAATATTTATCTCGCCGCTGCCAATGGGTATCAAATTAAATTCATTGTCGCTGTTGATGGTTACGTCACCGGCAATATCAATAATGCCGTCAATCGCCGCGACAAAGGCAAATGGTGCAAAAAGATTGCGATCGACGTCAGTACGCTGCGTTAGTCCACGCGTTTCAATTATGGCACTGGCAAGTTGAAGATCGCCGCCAACTGCGGAGACACCAGACGAGCCCATAAAGCTGTTTTCGCGAATATCGCCAACACCCAGACCACCCTGGCTCGTAGCACTACCACTATAGGCGTTGCCCGTGACAAGGCCACGACCCAAATTGTCCACAAACCCAAACGTCGCTGACAGTGAGGTTGCGAAACCTTCCGCTATACCTCCTGCGCTTCTGCCACCTGCAGCATCAACACCGCCATTGCCTCCGACAGCACGACCGGTCAACGTCGCGTCGTTAAACGAAACACGCATCGCGCGCGAAATGATGAACGGACCAGCTATGGACAAACCCTGCACCAAAGTCCCTTCGCGAGCCGCGCCGCCGGTGCCGCCAATTGCAGTACCACCCTGCGCGTTGCCACCGTTGCCGCCGATTGCGGCCAAATCCATAATAATATCGCCAAATTCTGCAAAACCGGTCGTACTGGCACCATTATCGGTGAAAGATCCCAAGCCCATGGACCTGCCAAAGGCATCGCCACCATCGCCGCCATTTCCAAAGACACCGCCCGCATCGGCAAGGCCGCCCAAACCGCCCGCGCCGGCGGTGGCAACGCTACCCATCGTAACGTTACCTGCGCGCAAAATGCCATTTGCCGCGTTAGCACCGATGAACATAATTCCAGTGGTGGCATCGCCGCCATCACCACCATCCTGTCCCGCAGCACCTGCGGCTCCCGCACCGCCGATTGCGCCTGTACCACCCTGGCCGCCGACAAGATCACCCGAGATAACATTGCCGAGTCGCAATTCACCGGTCGCCGGAATACCTGCAAGCCCCGAGACCAGGTTGATAGCTCCACCGACACCATCACCACCATCACCGCCGCCGCGAATGATATTGCCGCTTGCATCGACTTCGGTTGCGGCGTTTCCGCCGGTGCCAAAGGCGCTCGCGCGCAAATCTCCAGTCCCTGATGTGAAATCAATCAATCCCACAGCTGCAGCTATAAGAACCTGACCCCCAATGCCATTCCCGCCAGTTACAAATCCTTCGCCGCCTATTCCATCTGCGACAAGGGAAACGTCCGACGTGCCATTAATTGTCCCGCCACCGGCGATTACATTTACCGTACCGCCGGTTCCGGTGCCGCCAAAATCGGGGGCGGGCAATCCCGTAAATGAGGAATTTGTAAATCCGGAAGCTGTCGAGAGGAAACCCCCCGCAATGTTTATCGTTCCGCCGCCATTGGCCTGCGTTGTTGAAAGGCCCCCGGTGCCATCGCCGCCCGAGAAACCAATGCCACTGCCTATACCGCCAAAGCCACTCGAAGCCACCCTCAGGCTGATAGAACCCGGACCGGTTGAAGGGGCCAGCGCATTGATAATTCCCGGCCCCTGCACAAATGCCTGCGCGTTTCCACCGTTTCCGTCACCGCCATTGCCGGTGCCACTGGTCACGTTTCCGCCATTGCCACCAGCTACAACCCAAATCTGCTCGTTGAATGTGAGGGACCCATCGGTCGTGTAAATCCTCGCAAAACCACCCGTACCATTGCCACCGGTCCCGCCGGTGCCGCTGACGTCGCCGCCAATTCCGTCCGCCCTGACTTGGGAGAAAACCGGGCCAATGTTAATTGTGCCGCCCCCTACGGAAGGGTCAGCCGCGGATACGTCAGCAAAACCGCCGGTCCCGTCGCCGCCAGAATTCAATCCGGCTCCGCCTCGCCCTTGGGCCCGCAACTGGACACCGCCATTGACGGTAACGATACTGTCGCCAATGGCCGCGATCTGGGCCGTTCCACCAAGGCCGTTGCCGCCGTCAGCACCGGAGCCGCCTTCACCAACGGCATCCAGCGTAGCTTGCGCGCCAATGGAAACACTGCTCGTTCCGCTCGTCAATATGCTCGCGAAACCACCGGTACCATTGCCGCCCTGTGCGTTGCTAGCTCCTCCGGTTCCCTGAGCGTTCAGGACCGCAGATTGCGCAATATTTGCGGTGCCGCCACCACTGCTGAAAATTTGTGCCGTACCGCCAATGGCGTTACCTCCGCTCGCACCCGTGCCGATGCCACCAACGGCGTTGGCACTGGCGTTGAGCGTACCGCCGATTGTAATGGCACCGGTTCCGATGGTGCCAATAATGGCCGAGCCACCGGTCGCGTCTCCGCCATCGGTTGTTGTGCCTGTTCCCGCGCCACCAATGCCCGCGGATCGCACCGTTGCATTGCCGGTAATCTGCGTCAGCCCGGTGTCCGCACCGATATTCGCAAGCCCGCCGATGCCATCGCCGCCAGAGATACCGTCGCTTGCACCGCCCTCGCCCTGCGCACTGATGAACAGCGCGCCATTCAGAACAATAGTCCCGTCATTGGAAACAAAACGGGAATCGCCGCCGGTTCCGTTACCGCCAAGTCCGCCGCCGCCCATGCTTGCGCCGCCGATGCCGTCCGTCGAAATAACCGCTGATTGGCCTGCAGGAACCGTGATATTTACGAGTCCCCCTGTTCCTTGCGAAATTGAAGCTGTGCCACCGGTTCCATCGCCACCGCTAGTTCCAGCAACCATTCCATCACCACCGAAACCGCCGGCCGAGGCAGTTGCGCCTTGGCCGATAGTGATAACACCATTGCCGGTCGCAACAAATTGTGCGTTGCCGCCCTGTGCATCTCCGCCCCGGCTATTTATTCCACCATTGCTTCCGGTCGCAACAGCGGTTGCAGAGACAACTGCTATTCCGGTTACATCCAGGGTTCCGCCATTGGTCGCCGAGGCAATACTGGAGCCGCCCACCGCATTTGCGCCATCTTGCCCCGCGCCAACCACCTGGCCGAGGCCCTGCGCAAACATGTCAAGATTGCCGCCAATTGATATAGCGCCGGTATCTGCTTGCAAGGCGAGCGTGCCGCCTTGAGCAATGACCGCGCTGTTGTCCGATCCGGATTCTCCGCGCCCGAAGGCACTCATCGAGACAATCCCGCCGAAATTCATCGCGCCGCCGAGCGCCAGAACCTGAGCCGAGCCGCCGATCCCTGAACCGCCATTATTGCCCGCACCAACGGCGGCAGATCCCGAGCCATCGGCCGACACTATCATGTCGTTGCCGACATCAATATTGCCTGTGCCAACCAGATTCATGGTAAAGGTACCGCCCGTGCCATCGCCGCCGTTGCGGCTTGTCGCAAACTGCGTGCTGCCGCCAAAACCCGACACATCGGCGGTCAAACCACCGCCCACCGTCAAATCACCGGTGCCCACCGTGATATTAATCTGCCCGCCGGTGCCAGTGCCAGCCGCAGTCGTGCCGCTGGCATTGACCTGGCCGCCTCTGCCCGTGGCCGAAACCGAGAGATTACCGCCAAAACTAATATCGCCGTCGGTAGCAAAGATATTTATTGCCCCGCCAGTGGCATTGCCCGCAGTAGCGCTGCCCAGTTGGACAATGCCGCCGGTTGCCGTGCTGTTTATGTTGGCATTGCCGCCAACCGACAATGTGGAACCGGCGGAGCTGGCAAATATGATATTGCCGCCCACAGCATTGCCGGCGCTTGTCTGGCTGGTCAGCAATTGATCTGCACCATTGGCTTCCACCAGCACGTCAAGATTACCAAACATATTAATTGCGTTGCCATTGTCCGCGATAACGGCGATCGTGCCGCCCTGAACTGTGCCTGCCGGATCAATGCCGCCAAGGAAATCGGCGTCGGTGAACGAGGTGAGCGACGTATTGCCGCCTATCGAGATATTGCCAAGACTGGCATCGATAACGACATTTCCACCCAAAAAGTTGGCGTCTCTGAACCCGTAAACCAAAGTCGAAAGGTCAAGGTCGCCAACAATGTCAATCGTCCCGCCCAGCTGGGTGGTTAGCGAGGCAAGAGCGCCCGCATTCATCGATACATCCCCGGCAAAACTCTGGGCCTGCCCCAGAGAATTTATCCGGATCTCACTGGCTGCAAACGGATTAACCTGCCCCTGGATATCGGCATTATTGGTGGGGCTGGTGATCTGGATATCGTGCCGCAGGGCGCCTGCCGTGCCAGCCAGATTTGTATAGGTTGTGTCATTAACGTCATAGCCACCGGAGAGGACAACGACGCCGTTATCAATGTTCACGCCCGTCGCCATATCAAACCCGAGCTGGCCTGAGCCTTCAATCAGCATGGTGATGGCATCGTTCTTGGCAACCGAAACCAGATAAGCGCGGCGCGCGCCGGTATCATCGATAAACCGCGTGGTGCCATCGTGAACCAAAGGCGTGTCGGAATTCGCGTTTGAGCCCACCGTGGTCTGGATATTGAACAGGCCGCTATTGAACGTAAGTGTCGTCTGTTCTGCGGCCACATAGGCGGCACTGCCGTTGGTGCTGACCGTGCCGGACTGAATTATGGCAGGTGCAACAAGGGCGACATAGCTGCCGGGATTGGACGTGGTAATCTGCGCGCCAGCTTGCACGGTAATTGCCGCACCGGAATCAGGCACGCTGTTAATCGTAAACTGGTTCGGGTTAGTGATAACACCGCTTCCGCCAGTGGGATCACCGGCCGCGAGCAGCAAGTTTCCGACATCAATCACCGCCGTGGAGCCAACGACGATACCGCCAGGACTATAAAACCAAACCGACCCGCCGGGTGTCGTAGGGCTTGCTTGCAAGCGGCTGATTATTGTGCCGTTCAGCTGGATAGCCCGGCTCGGATCAGCCGCAAAAATCCGGTTGAGCACCGTGAAATCGGTAATACCCAAGCCACCAAGATATTGTGCGATGGTGCCCGCAAACTGGAAATTGATCGGACCGCCAGTGCCCATATCATTGGGGATAAAATCGAGCACTGCCGTGTTGCTGTTGATCGTATAGGTCTCGGTATTGGGCGTACCGGTACGATCAAAAGTCACGCTACCCGAAGCGATGGTGGGATCGCCGGCGTCATAGCTATTGCCGCCGCCAGCAACCTGCGCATTGGCGGCGCTCGCCGCCGCCAGCGCCAATGTCGATACCAGCACATGCTTGCCGAGACTGGAAGCAATGCGCGATTTTCGTGTCGAAAAACTGGTCATTTCATTATCTCCAGGGCAGCAATTTGGCGGTTAGTGACAGCAGGAACCGGACCGGGCCTTTGCGCGGTTGCAAGCCAGCACGGCGGGTTGGGGCCGCGACGGTTAAATCCAGCCGGAAACGATCCGACAGGTTTGACCGCACACCGCCACCAACCGAGAGCAGGCGATGCGGATCATTCGCAGCATTGCGCGAATCGTCCCATGCCCACGCCGCGTCGGCAAAGACAAAGGGCTGG is a window encoding:
- a CDS encoding DUF4097 domain-containing protein, with product MTSFSTRKSRIASSLGKHVLVSTLALAAASAANAQVAGGGNSYDAGDPTIASGSVTFDRTGTPNTETYTINSNTAVLDFIPNDMGTGGPINFQFAGTIAQYLGGLGITDFTVLNRIFAADPSRAIQLNGTIISRLQASPTTPGGSVWFYSPGGIVVGSTAVIDVGNLLLAAGDPTGGSGVITNPNQFTINSVPDSGAAITVQAGAQITTSNPGSYVALVAPAIIQSGTVSTNGSAAYVAAEQTTLTFNSGLFNIQTTVGSNANSDTPLVHDGTTRFIDDTGARRAYLVSVAKNDAITMLIEGSGQLGFDMATGVNIDNGVVVLSGGYDVNDTTYTNLAGTAGALRHDIQITSPTNNADIQGQVNPFAASEIRINSLGQAQSFAGDVSMNAGALASLTTQLGGTIDIVGDLDLSTLVYGFRDANFLGGNVVIDASLGNISIGGNTSLTSFTDADFLGGIDPAGTVQGGTIAVIADNGNAINMFGNLDVLVEANGADQLLTSQTSAGNAVGGNIIFASSAGSTLSVGGNANINSTATGGIVQLGSATAGNATGGAINIFATDGDISFGGNLSVSATGRGGQVNASGTTAAGTGTGGQINITVGTGDLTVGGGLTADVSGFGGSTQFATSRNGGDGTGGTFTMNLVGTGNIDVGNDMIVSADGSGSAAVGAGNNGGSGIGGSAQVLALGGAMNFGGIVSMSAFGRGESGSDNSAVIAQGGTLALQADTGAISIGGNLDMFAQGLGQVVGAGQDGANAVGGSSIASATNGGTLDVTGIAVVSATAVATGSNGGINSRGGDAQGGNAQFVATGNGVITIGQGATASAGGFGGDGMVAGTSGGDGTGGTASISQGTGGLVNITVPAGQSAVISTDGIGGASMGGGGLGGNGTGGDSRFVSNDGTIVLNGALFISAQGEGGASDGISGGDGIGGLANIGADTGLTQITGNATVRSAGIGGAGTGTTTDGGDATGGSAIIGTIGTGAITIGGTLNASANAVGGIGTGASGGNAIGGTAQIFSSGGGTANIAQSAVLNAQGTGGASNAQGGNGTGGFASILTSGTSSVSIGAQATLDAVGEGGSGADGGNGLGGTAQIAAIGDSIVTVNGGVQLRAQGRGGAGLNSGGDGTGGFADVSAADPSVGGGTINIGPVFSQVRADGIGGDVSGTGGTGGNGTGGFARIYTTDGSLTFNEQIWVVAGGNGGNVTSGTGNGGDGNGGNAQAFVQGPGIINALAPSTGPGSISLRVASSGFGGIGSGIGFSGGDGTGGLSTTQANGGGTINIAGGFLSTASGFTNSSFTGLPAPDFGGTGTGGTVNVIAGGGTINGTSDVSLVADGIGGEGFVTGGNGIGGQVLIAAAVGLIDFTSGTGDLRASAFGTGGNAATEVDASGNIIRGGGDGGDGVGGAINLVSGLAGIPATGELRLGNVISGDLVGGQGGTGAIGGAGAAGAAGQDGGDGGDATTGIMFIGANAANGILRAGNVTMGSVATAGAGGLGGLADAGGVFGNGGDGGDAFGRSMGLGSFTDNGASTTGFAEFGDIIMDLAAIGGNGGNAQGGTAIGGTGGAAREGTLVQGLSIAGPFIISRAMRVSFNDATLTGRAVGGNGGVDAAGGRSAGGIAEGFATSLSATFGFVDNLGRGLVTGNAYSGSATSQGGLGVGDIRENSFMGSSGVSAVGGDLQLASAIIETRGLTQRTDVDRNLFAPFAFVAAIDGIIDIAGDVTINSDNEFNLIPIGSGEINIGNDLIVNAGLGNNQDVSPFGPAVDELNIGNNVILNLGGNFVFAADIDVVGQFSVNAQGLINTANIAAGAGINLQSGSTITTSNLLSNGNISLTGMANPGLGLTASILTGDITSVLGLIDIVTNIGDITVGNLTAANGATVTANTIDGGDIVIGGVQASDLNITGVKNLNVGDINVTNAATLSLVGSGAINAGNISAGNDISLTTGIGDIDAGSIQSANGAVQMTTGDGAIQTAAISAGTSVNVNGSSGISISGVVTANQSASFDTNGTATFGGLVDAANITVTSSNIVIGTNGGLGSTNTNDLEINALGIGQPIIFGGDGTGGGYNLSAIEATKLRSRTIRFNAQQIAGPAADITIRDFTLQGSLGGANANLLASDLFINSPGNIRLIGNARIENAGVNDMVSLRASGRVEIVTDQGGQLRILGANGAAAGRLDISAQNLWVGTQSLLSQLAANSAFAGREDAIAAPDGTNRPEGNIEAGAIAINGNRSIIIQNSNTAALRGGFTAGAGGLTLSNFGNPLNSPATDVFVNGRILSAGSFLENATTRNSVVLQSGQGGTFASIATANGCLLSGGTCTLFDPPAPPPTNPGPDPVSPQPDGDQDEPDTIASDVREIIHGDDQQGESEDQEEEERAAELQPEATGKKSPIAPNVPVVNTKRLSSSPIIADPITGSGNPNFISRDLGNEPSPPPGIESEGGL